AAACTCCATGGACCGCACCCACCGCTGGCTACAGCGTTGCATTGACCGGTTTGACAGCACAGAGCCCAAGTATGGCTATGAGCAAACGCTCTTCCCTATTGTGCAGGGAAGCACTTACAAAGACTTGCGCATCCAGTCTGCTGAGATGATTGCCAGCAAAAATCGTCCGGGGAACGCCATTGGCGGTTTATCTGTAGGCGAGCCGGCAGAGATGATGTACGAGATGACCGAACTGGTCTGCGACATACTGCCTAGTGATAAACCACGTTACCTCATGGGCGTAGGCACTCCGGCCAACATCTTGGAGAACATTGCGCTGGGCGTAGACATGTTTGACTGTGTATTACCAACCAGAAATGCCCGTAACGGCATGCTGTTCACTACACAGGGCATCATCAATATTAGAAATGAGCGTTGGAAAGAAGACTTCTCTCCTATTGACGCTGAGTTGGGCGGTTATGCCAGCACGTTCTACAGCAAAGCATACCTGCGTCACTTGATGCACGCCACCGAGATGTTGGGTGCCCAGATTGCCAGCGTGCACAACCTCACCTTCTATCTATGGTTGGTACGCCAAGCCCGCGAACAGATTATTGCCGGTACCTTCGCCTCCTGGAAAGATGTGATGGTAAAGAAATTAATGACCAGATTATAATTATAAATTAGAAATTATGAATTAGAAATTGGGATTGATCGCATTTAGCTTGTCTACCTTGTAGTCACTTCTAATTTCTAATTTTTAATTCATAATTAGCACCGCGTGAAACTGAAGCTATTAGATAATTACATTCTCAAGAAGTTCCTGACCACGTTTGTGTTTGTGGTGATCATATTGATTGCGGTGATCTGCGTGATTGACTTTGTGGAGAAGAACGATGACTTCATCCAGAACAACCTGTCTGCCAGAACCGTCATCTTTGACTACTACGTCAACATGATTCCGCATTACATCAACATGCTGAGCCCCATTACGGTGTTCATTGCCACGGTGTTTGTGACGGCCAAGCTGGCCTCGCACACAGAGATTGTGGCCATCTTGAGCAGCGGGGTTTCATTTAAGCGCATGCTGGTGCCCTACGTCATCGGGTCGGTGATCATTGGGATTTTCATCTTCTTCTTCTCTTCCTACGTGATCCCGAACGCCAATAAAACCCGCGTGGCCTTTGAGATTAAATATGTTAAGAACCCTTACACCTATGAGGGCCGCAACGTCCATTTCAGAATTGGACCCGAGACCTTTGCC
The nucleotide sequence above comes from Nibribacter ruber. Encoded proteins:
- the tgt gene encoding tRNA guanosine(34) transglycosylase Tgt, which translates into the protein MTFDLVAKDPASKARAGELTTAHGTIQTPIFMPVGTAGTVKAVHQRELKEDVKAQIILGNTYHLYLRPGLNVLEKAGGLHKFNGWDRPILTDSGGYQVFSLSGTRKIIEDGVKFRSHIDGSSHLFTPENVMDTQRTIGADIIMAFDECTPYPCDYNYAKNSMDRTHRWLQRCIDRFDSTEPKYGYEQTLFPIVQGSTYKDLRIQSAEMIASKNRPGNAIGGLSVGEPAEMMYEMTELVCDILPSDKPRYLMGVGTPANILENIALGVDMFDCVLPTRNARNGMLFTTQGIINIRNERWKEDFSPIDAELGGYASTFYSKAYLRHLMHATEMLGAQIASVHNLTFYLWLVRQAREQIIAGTFASWKDVMVKKLMTRL